One window from the genome of Variovorax sp. PAMC26660 encodes:
- a CDS encoding LLM class flavin-dependent oxidoreductase: MSNIKFGVMLQGAGSHMNSWKHPGGPADASVNLDFFVRTAQKAEAAGIAFAFVADGLYINEKSIPHFLNRFEPISILSALATVTSKIGLAGTISSSYSDPFTVARQFASLDLISGGRAGWNVVTTPLEGSAKNYSRTHPEHALRYEIADEYLAVTQGLWDSWDEDAFTRNRESGQFFDREKLHTLDHKGRFFNVSGPLNIQRSPQGQPVIFQAGSSDAGVGLAGKYADAVFTHSPSIEETRAFLKQVKASAVAQGRQADDVKIFPGIGPVVAATEEEAEAKYRTIRELLTVEEALAYLGRFFDHHDFSQYPLDAPFPELGEIGRNSFRSTTDRIKANARAKGQTLREVALEVATPRTQFVGTGERIADEIIRWVDEGAADGFILGFPVLGQGLDDFIEFVVPALEARGRYQRELPGHTLRDHLGLPRKASRYVAQEGVAAVVKKVA; this comes from the coding sequence ATGAGCAACATCAAGTTCGGCGTCATGCTGCAAGGTGCCGGCAGCCACATGAATTCATGGAAGCATCCGGGCGGACCGGCCGATGCCAGCGTCAACCTCGACTTCTTCGTGCGGACCGCGCAGAAGGCCGAAGCGGCAGGCATTGCCTTCGCCTTCGTGGCAGACGGGCTCTACATCAACGAGAAGTCGATCCCGCACTTCCTGAACCGTTTCGAGCCCATCTCGATCCTGTCGGCGCTCGCGACCGTGACCTCGAAGATCGGCCTGGCGGGCACCATTTCCAGCTCGTACAGCGACCCGTTCACGGTGGCGCGCCAGTTCGCCTCGCTCGACCTCATCAGCGGCGGGCGCGCGGGCTGGAACGTGGTGACCACGCCGCTCGAAGGCAGCGCCAAGAACTACAGCCGCACACACCCCGAGCACGCGCTGCGCTACGAGATCGCCGACGAATACCTCGCAGTGACGCAAGGCCTGTGGGACAGCTGGGATGAGGACGCCTTCACGCGCAACCGCGAGAGCGGGCAGTTCTTCGATCGCGAGAAGTTGCATACGCTGGACCACAAGGGGCGCTTCTTCAATGTGTCGGGCCCGCTGAACATCCAGCGCTCGCCGCAGGGCCAGCCGGTGATCTTCCAGGCCGGATCGTCCGACGCGGGTGTCGGGCTGGCGGGCAAGTACGCGGATGCGGTGTTCACGCATTCGCCGTCCATCGAGGAGACACGCGCCTTCCTCAAGCAGGTGAAGGCCAGCGCGGTCGCACAGGGCCGGCAGGCCGACGACGTGAAGATATTCCCGGGCATCGGCCCGGTCGTCGCGGCGACTGAGGAAGAGGCCGAGGCCAAGTACCGCACCATCCGCGAGCTGCTGACCGTCGAGGAAGCGCTGGCCTATCTGGGCCGCTTCTTCGACCACCACGACTTCAGCCAGTACCCGCTGGACGCGCCGTTCCCCGAGCTGGGCGAGATCGGCCGCAACAGCTTTCGCTCGACCACCGACCGCATCAAGGCCAACGCCAGGGCCAAGGGCCAGACGCTGCGCGAAGTGGCGCTCGAAGTCGCCACGCCGCGCACGCAGTTCGTCGGCACCGGCGAGCGCATTGCTGACGAGATCATCCGCTGGGTGGACGAAGGCGCGGCCGACGGCTTCATCCTCGGCTTTCCGGTGTTGGGGCAGGGCCTGGACGACTTCATCGAATTCGTGGTCCCGGCGCTGGAGGCGCGCGGGCGCTACCAGCGTGAGCTGCCCGGCCACACGCTGCGCGATCACCTCGGCCTGCCGCGCAAGGCGAGCCGCTACGTGGCGCAGGAAGGTGTCGCGGCTGTTGTGAAAAAGGTCGCCTGA
- a CDS encoding dodecin, whose translation MSNHVYKSLELTGSSSTGIEDAVQTAIAKAHETIRNIQWFTVTETRGHVVDGKVAHWQVTLKIGFTLE comes from the coding sequence ATGTCGAATCACGTTTACAAGTCGCTCGAGCTGACCGGCTCGTCCTCCACCGGCATCGAGGACGCAGTTCAGACCGCCATCGCCAAGGCGCACGAGACCATCCGCAATATCCAATGGTTCACCGTGACCGAGACGCGCGGCCATGTCGTGGATGGCAAGGTCGCGCACTGGCAAGTGACGCTGAAGATCGGCTTCACGCTGGAATAG
- a CDS encoding GNAT family N-acetyltransferase, translating to MSEQFLYTTPLDPRAKPLIEGLTFEYDSRYGDVLREPGAPREIDRYPAEVFAPPHGNFVLLLRDGIAIGGGAFMRHDERTAELKRVWTHSDLRRQGLASKVLLELEAQVLRQGYERIYLTTGFRQPEAVGLYRGHGYTALFDEVADPETPRKLPFEKHLATARHHSRPAAAKAEAVQR from the coding sequence ATGAGCGAACAGTTTCTCTACACCACGCCGCTCGATCCGCGCGCCAAGCCGTTGATCGAGGGCCTCACTTTCGAGTACGACAGCCGCTACGGCGACGTGCTGCGCGAGCCGGGTGCCCCGCGCGAGATCGACCGGTATCCGGCCGAGGTGTTCGCACCGCCGCACGGCAACTTCGTGCTGCTGCTGCGCGATGGCATTGCCATCGGCGGCGGCGCCTTCATGCGCCACGACGAACGCACGGCCGAACTGAAGCGCGTGTGGACGCACAGTGACTTGCGGCGCCAGGGCCTTGCCAGCAAGGTGCTGCTGGAGCTGGAAGCGCAGGTGCTGCGCCAGGGCTATGAGCGCATCTACCTCACGACAGGTTTTCGCCAGCCCGAGGCCGTGGGCCTGTATCGCGGCCACGGCTACACCGCGCTGTTCGATGAGGTCGCCGACCCCGAGACACCGCGCAAGCTGCCTTTCGAGAAACACCTGGCCACCGCGCGCCATCACAGCCGCCCGGCAGCGGCCAAGGCAGAGGCGGTGCAGCGATGA
- a CDS encoding M20 aminoacylase family protein, translating into MGAVLPRTAVKDIHRVESAIASYGDEFIALRRDIHQHPELSFKEHRTSALVIERLTAWGYEVTTGIAGTGVVGTLRRGPGKRLGIRADMDALPIREATGLAYASVNAGVMHACGHDGHTAILLAAARFLAQSGEFSGTLHLIFQPAEELGAGAKQMIEEGLFERFPCDAVFGLHNWPCVGAGHVGCVSGPAMAAIDQAEITVRGKGGHGAQPHETVDPVVVSAHLITALQTIVSRNVNPLDMGVVTLGSIHGGEASNVIPGTVELKLTARSFKPEVRALLQQRIPALAKAQAESFGATADVNYRLGFPPVINHEAETVFAREVALDTFGADRVDAAFRPRTASEDFAFMLQARPGSYVFFGNGDSASLHSPHYDFNDAILAPAAIYWVRLAERFLSDEAPQESTP; encoded by the coding sequence ATGGGCGCCGTATTGCCGCGCACGGCCGTCAAGGACATCCACCGCGTCGAATCCGCCATTGCCAGCTACGGCGACGAGTTCATCGCACTGCGACGCGACATCCATCAGCACCCTGAACTCTCATTCAAGGAGCACCGCACTTCCGCCCTGGTGATCGAGCGCCTGACCGCCTGGGGCTACGAGGTCACGACCGGCATTGCCGGCACCGGCGTGGTGGGCACGTTGCGGCGCGGCCCCGGCAAGCGTCTGGGCATCCGTGCCGACATGGATGCGCTGCCCATCCGCGAGGCCACGGGCCTGGCCTATGCCAGCGTGAATGCGGGCGTGATGCATGCCTGCGGCCATGACGGCCACACCGCCATCCTGTTGGCGGCGGCGCGTTTTCTCGCCCAGTCGGGTGAATTCAGCGGCACGCTGCACCTGATCTTCCAGCCGGCCGAAGAACTTGGCGCCGGCGCCAAGCAGATGATCGAAGAGGGCCTGTTCGAGCGCTTCCCGTGCGACGCGGTCTTCGGCCTGCACAACTGGCCCTGCGTCGGCGCGGGGCATGTCGGCTGCGTCTCGGGGCCCGCGATGGCGGCCATCGACCAGGCCGAGATCACCGTGCGCGGCAAGGGCGGCCACGGCGCGCAGCCGCACGAAACGGTCGACCCGGTGGTGGTCAGCGCACACCTGATCACAGCGCTGCAGACCATCGTGTCGCGCAACGTCAACCCGCTCGACATGGGCGTGGTGACGCTGGGCTCCATCCATGGAGGCGAGGCTTCCAACGTGATTCCCGGCACCGTGGAGCTGAAGCTCACGGCACGCTCCTTCAAGCCCGAGGTGCGTGCCTTGCTGCAACAGCGCATTCCAGCGTTGGCGAAGGCACAGGCCGAGAGCTTCGGTGCCACGGCGGATGTCAATTACCGGCTGGGCTTTCCGCCTGTCATCAACCACGAGGCCGAGACCGTCTTCGCCCGCGAGGTGGCGCTCGACACCTTCGGCGCGGACCGTGTCGATGCCGCATTCCGCCCGCGCACCGCCAGCGAAGACTTCGCCTTCATGCTGCAGGCGCGCCCCGGCAGCTATGTGTTCTTCGGCAATGGCGACAGCGCCTCGCTGCACAGCCCGCACTACGACTTCAACGACGCGATCCTCGCGCCCGCAGCCATCTACTGGGTGCGACTGGCCGAGCGCTTTCTCTCCGACGAAGCCCCCCAGGAGTCGACCCCATGA
- the mgrA gene encoding L-glyceraldehyde 3-phosphate reductase, with protein MTYLAAPARYDAIPYRRVGRSGLVLPAISLGLWHNFGDSTPIDVQRKLLRTAFDLGINHFDLANNYGPPYGSAETNFGRLLREDFKAYRDELIISSKAGWDMWPGPYGQGGGSRKYVLASLDQSLQRLGVDYVDIFYSHRFDPHTPLEETASALAQAVQQGKALYIGISSYSAGKTREIAALLREWKVPLLIHQPAYNLFNRWIEKDLLTATEDLGAGVIAFTPLAQGLLTDKYLQGIPADARINRPGGGSLKQEHLSEANVERARALNKIAQRRGQSLAQLALTWTLRDPRVSSALIGASRPEQIVDNVAALAHAPLSAEELAEIDKYAVEGGVNLWEKPSTDFA; from the coding sequence ATGACCTATCTCGCAGCTCCCGCGCGCTACGACGCCATTCCCTATCGCCGCGTCGGGCGCAGCGGGCTCGTGCTGCCCGCCATCTCGCTCGGGCTGTGGCACAACTTCGGGGACAGCACGCCCATCGACGTGCAACGCAAGCTGCTGCGCACGGCCTTCGACCTGGGCATCAATCACTTCGACCTGGCCAACAACTATGGCCCGCCGTACGGCAGTGCCGAGACCAACTTCGGTCGCCTGCTGCGCGAAGACTTCAAGGCCTACCGCGATGAACTCATCATCTCCAGCAAGGCCGGCTGGGACATGTGGCCCGGCCCCTACGGCCAGGGCGGCGGTTCGCGCAAATACGTGCTCGCCAGCCTCGACCAGAGCCTGCAGCGCCTGGGTGTGGACTATGTCGACATCTTCTATTCGCACCGGTTCGACCCGCACACGCCACTCGAAGAAACCGCGTCTGCACTGGCGCAGGCCGTGCAGCAGGGCAAGGCGCTCTACATCGGCATTTCTTCCTACTCGGCCGGCAAGACGCGCGAGATCGCCGCGCTGCTGCGCGAGTGGAAGGTGCCGCTGCTGATCCACCAGCCGGCCTACAACCTGTTCAACCGCTGGATCGAGAAAGACCTGCTCACGGCCACCGAGGATCTGGGTGCCGGCGTCATCGCCTTCACGCCGCTCGCGCAAGGGCTGCTGACCGACAAGTACCTGCAAGGCATTCCGGCCGATGCGCGCATCAACCGGCCCGGCGGCGGCTCGCTGAAGCAGGAGCATTTGTCCGAAGCGAACGTGGAACGCGCGCGCGCCTTGAACAAGATCGCGCAGCGCCGGGGCCAGAGTCTCGCGCAGCTCGCGCTGACCTGGACCTTGCGCGATCCGCGCGTCAGCTCCGCACTGATCGGTGCCAGCCGGCCCGAGCAGATCGTCGACAACGTGGCGGCGCTCGCGCATGCGCCGCTGAGTGCCGAAGAGCTGGCCGAGATCGACAAGTACGCGGTCGAAGGCGGCGTGAATCTCTGGGAAAAGCCCTCGACCGACTTCGCCTGA
- a CDS encoding MurR/RpiR family transcriptional regulator, with product MSTNVDTPGTTVAQRIAQALPRLTRSHRQVADYVLEHPLQVATLPIDELAAAVGVSVATANRFARALDFDGYATFRAELVRGFESLVAPVERLRGNLEHPTTVAEVFATALDESRRNIEATRQTLDYTACEAAVERIGKARSVYIAGFGASGWLAGLLQHGLDSSCRDVRLLPGVSGVTHAARSLMHAGPKDVFIGLTFPRYLTDTVMLAQIAREQGCGVIALTDRPTSPMAPLADVALYCQTETSYRPNCETSVLALVEALTSAVALRAPDPVQSARRTLQVLRPWLHGANGLPRIDGPAARSVGTSSTSSDGAALNGAGKKKNKASR from the coding sequence ATGAGCACCAACGTCGACACCCCAGGCACCACCGTGGCCCAGCGCATTGCGCAGGCATTGCCACGGCTGACGCGTTCGCACCGGCAGGTGGCCGACTACGTGCTGGAGCACCCGCTGCAGGTGGCCACGCTGCCCATCGACGAGCTCGCGGCCGCGGTGGGTGTCTCGGTGGCCACCGCCAACCGTTTCGCCCGCGCGCTGGACTTCGACGGCTACGCCACCTTCCGCGCCGAGCTCGTGCGCGGCTTCGAATCGCTGGTGGCACCGGTGGAGCGCCTGCGCGGCAACCTCGAGCATCCGACCACGGTGGCCGAGGTGTTCGCCACCGCGCTCGACGAAAGCCGCCGCAACATCGAAGCCACGCGCCAGACGCTGGACTACACCGCCTGCGAAGCCGCGGTGGAACGCATCGGCAAAGCGCGCTCGGTCTACATCGCAGGCTTCGGCGCCAGCGGCTGGCTCGCAGGCCTGCTGCAGCACGGGCTGGACAGCAGCTGCCGAGACGTGCGCCTGCTGCCGGGCGTGAGCGGCGTCACGCACGCGGCGCGCTCGCTGATGCACGCGGGCCCGAAGGACGTGTTCATCGGCCTGACTTTTCCGCGCTACCTGACCGACACCGTGATGCTTGCGCAGATCGCACGCGAACAAGGCTGCGGCGTGATCGCGCTCACCGACCGCCCGACCTCGCCGATGGCGCCGTTGGCCGACGTGGCGCTCTATTGCCAGACCGAAACCAGCTACCGCCCGAACTGCGAAACCAGCGTGCTCGCGCTGGTCGAGGCGCTGACCAGTGCGGTAGCGCTGCGCGCGCCCGACCCGGTGCAATCGGCGCGCCGCACGCTGCAGGTGTTGCGCCCCTGGCTGCACGGCGCCAACGGGTTGCCGCGGATCGACGGCCCCGCCGCGCGCTCGGTTGGCACGTCCAGCACTTCCTCCGATGGCGCCGCCCTGAACGGCGCCGGCAAGAAAAAGAACAAAGCTTCCCGATGA
- a CDS encoding isoaspartyl peptidase/L-asparaginase family protein produces MKNDNTHIPVIAIHGGAGTISAATTSPEQAQAYHDALQNIVRAAQAMLLKGASALDATCLAVEMLEDCPLFNAGHGAVFTHDETHELDAAVMDGATLAAGAIAGVCHVRRPVRAARAVLEDGAHVLLAGAGAEAFARERGLEMVEPAFFSTEARRQQLYRVRDTGRVVVDHDGATMTPPLDEDKKFGTVGAVALDMHGHLAAATSTGGMTNKRVGRIGDTPLIGSGTYADDRTAAVSCTGSGEMFIRVAAAYDVCARMAYGGATLEAATHAVVQQSLPAIGGTGGLIAIDRHGNLSLAFNTEGMYRGHARGDEAPVTAIFA; encoded by the coding sequence ATGAAGAACGACAACACCCACATTCCCGTCATCGCCATCCATGGCGGCGCCGGCACCATCAGCGCCGCAACGACCAGCCCCGAACAGGCGCAGGCCTACCACGACGCCCTGCAGAACATCGTGCGCGCCGCACAGGCCATGCTGCTCAAGGGCGCCAGCGCACTCGACGCCACATGCCTGGCCGTCGAGATGCTCGAAGACTGCCCGCTCTTCAACGCGGGCCACGGCGCGGTCTTCACCCACGACGAAACCCACGAACTCGATGCCGCCGTGATGGACGGCGCCACGCTCGCCGCCGGTGCCATCGCCGGTGTGTGCCACGTCCGCCGCCCGGTGCGCGCCGCGCGCGCCGTGCTCGAAGACGGCGCGCACGTGCTGCTGGCCGGCGCGGGCGCCGAAGCCTTCGCGCGCGAACGCGGGCTGGAAATGGTCGAGCCTGCGTTCTTCTCCACCGAGGCGCGCCGCCAGCAGCTCTACCGCGTGCGCGACACCGGCCGCGTGGTGGTCGACCACGACGGCGCCACCATGACGCCACCGCTCGACGAAGACAAGAAGTTCGGCACCGTAGGCGCCGTAGCGCTCGACATGCACGGCCACCTTGCCGCAGCCACATCGACCGGCGGCATGACCAACAAGCGCGTCGGCCGCATCGGCGACACGCCCCTCATCGGCTCCGGCACCTATGCCGACGACCGCACCGCCGCTGTGTCCTGCACCGGCAGCGGCGAAATGTTCATCCGCGTTGCCGCGGCCTACGACGTCTGCGCCCGCATGGCCTACGGCGGCGCCACGCTCGAAGCCGCTACGCACGCGGTGGTGCAGCAGTCGCTGCCCGCCATCGGCGGCACCGGCGGGCTGATCGCCATCGACCGCCACGGCAACCTGAGCCTGGCCTTCAACACCGAAGGCATGTACCGCGGCCACGCGCGTGGCGATGAAGCGCCGGTAACAGCCATCTTCGCCTGA
- a CDS encoding acyltransferase family protein — protein MSLLPSPSAATGPGAAGASAQPLQARNFRIDILRGIAISLVLLLHFHLSYSLLDSPLAAVLPAEFIKAVARNGNYGVTMFFVVSGYLITSTTLRRYGSLGNVDVRSFYAFRFARIVPCLVVALVVIVVLGLLKQPAFMNVAKPGWPEVGYPVAVLSVLSFWHNVLMQHAWYFNYAMNIYWSLSVEEVFYLAFPLLCFGLKRQWAIVAVWVLAIVVGPIYRSFHTDDEIYFMYGYLACFDAVAFGCCAALLAQRFSLGSWGGRQLQLAAACLVAVTYLRGIQGNEVFGFTAIAAGTAVLLIGAHNERVPGWALRSRALAGLRWLGRHSYELYLFHIIVLGLMRSFVPRGAMPAVYKLPAMVFFVAASVLVAWGVARFYSEPMNARLRAFLLRGRAAL, from the coding sequence ATGTCCTTGCTTCCTTCGCCGTCCGCGGCCACCGGCCCCGGCGCTGCCGGCGCATCTGCCCAGCCTTTGCAGGCCCGGAATTTCAGGATCGACATCCTTCGCGGGATCGCGATTTCCCTCGTGCTGTTGCTGCACTTCCACCTGTCGTACTCGCTGCTCGACAGTCCATTGGCGGCCGTGCTGCCGGCGGAATTCATCAAGGCCGTTGCGCGCAATGGCAACTACGGCGTGACGATGTTCTTCGTGGTCTCGGGCTACCTCATCACCTCGACCACGCTGCGGCGCTACGGCAGCCTGGGCAACGTGGACGTGCGCAGCTTCTATGCGTTTCGCTTCGCGCGGATCGTGCCGTGCCTTGTCGTTGCGCTGGTGGTGATCGTGGTGCTCGGGCTGCTGAAGCAACCGGCATTCATGAATGTCGCCAAGCCCGGTTGGCCGGAGGTCGGCTATCCGGTCGCGGTGCTGTCGGTGCTGAGCTTCTGGCACAACGTGCTGATGCAGCATGCGTGGTACTTCAACTACGCGATGAACATCTACTGGTCGCTGTCGGTGGAGGAGGTGTTCTATCTCGCGTTTCCGCTGCTGTGCTTCGGGCTGAAGCGGCAATGGGCCATCGTGGCCGTGTGGGTGCTGGCGATCGTCGTGGGCCCGATCTACCGCAGCTTTCACACGGACGACGAGATCTACTTCATGTACGGCTATCTCGCGTGTTTCGACGCGGTGGCCTTCGGTTGCTGCGCCGCGTTGCTGGCACAACGCTTCAGCCTTGGCAGTTGGGGAGGCCGCCAGCTACAGCTTGCCGCAGCCTGTCTCGTGGCCGTGACGTACCTGCGCGGGATTCAGGGCAACGAAGTCTTCGGCTTCACTGCCATCGCGGCCGGCACTGCCGTGCTGCTGATCGGCGCGCACAACGAGCGCGTGCCGGGCTGGGCGTTGCGCAGCAGGGCGTTGGCGGGGCTGCGCTGGCTGGGACGGCACAGCTATGAGCTGTACCTCTTTCACATCATCGTGCTGGGGTTGATGCGCAGCTTTGTGCCGCGTGGGGCGATGCCGGCTGTCTACAAGCTCCCCGCGATGGTCTTCTTTGTCGCGGCCTCGGTGCTTGTGGCATGGGGCGTCGCGCGGTTCTATTCGGAGCCGATGAATGCGAGGCTGAGGGCTTTCTTGCTTCGAGGGCGGGCGGCTCTCTGA
- a CDS encoding LLM class flavin-dependent oxidoreductase — MSYSLSLLDKSLIPEGADAAQAFQHTIALAQSAERLGYRRYWLAEHHGNRNYAGSAPEVLASHVLAKTSRIRVGTGGVMLQHYSPFKVAETFRVLASLAPGRVDLGVGKAPGGLPLTSKALQWLHDPVKQREDFGVRLAELDAFLHDGVASGHALAGAVATPNPPQLPQRVLLGGSPESALLAAQLGWEFVYAGHFNGDPVNLEQSVDAYRSATGRAPLLALFAFAAQTHEKAAQLVGALRSFKVHLPTGQSVNLPSLEAAAEFARQAGVTDYRTEERRPHVIAGTGEEVRDALDALSERHGIEEFVIDIPVAGFAERSACIELLAKAREPALA, encoded by the coding sequence GTGTCCTATTCGCTGTCCCTGCTCGACAAGAGCCTGATCCCTGAAGGCGCAGACGCCGCACAGGCTTTCCAGCACACCATCGCGCTCGCACAAAGCGCCGAGCGACTGGGTTACCGCCGCTACTGGCTGGCCGAGCACCATGGCAACCGCAACTACGCGGGATCGGCCCCTGAGGTGCTGGCCTCGCATGTGCTTGCCAAGACCTCGCGCATCCGTGTCGGCACGGGCGGCGTCATGTTGCAGCACTACAGCCCGTTCAAGGTGGCCGAGACTTTCCGCGTGCTGGCCTCGCTGGCACCGGGTCGTGTCGATCTGGGTGTCGGCAAGGCGCCCGGTGGCCTGCCGCTCACCAGCAAGGCGCTGCAGTGGCTGCACGATCCGGTGAAGCAGCGCGAAGACTTCGGCGTGCGCCTTGCCGAACTCGATGCCTTCCTGCATGACGGCGTGGCTTCGGGCCACGCGTTGGCAGGCGCGGTCGCCACGCCGAATCCGCCCCAGTTGCCGCAGCGCGTGCTGCTCGGCGGCAGCCCCGAGAGTGCACTGCTGGCCGCGCAACTCGGCTGGGAGTTTGTCTACGCCGGTCACTTCAACGGCGACCCCGTCAACCTCGAACAGTCTGTCGATGCCTACCGCTCGGCCACGGGGCGCGCACCCTTGCTCGCGCTCTTTGCCTTCGCGGCCCAGACGCACGAGAAGGCCGCGCAGCTCGTGGGCGCGTTGCGCAGCTTCAAGGTGCATCTGCCGACCGGGCAGAGCGTGAACCTGCCCAGCCTGGAGGCCGCGGCCGAGTTCGCGCGGCAGGCCGGTGTGACCGACTACCGCACCGAAGAGCGGCGCCCGCATGTCATTGCCGGAACCGGCGAAGAGGTGCGCGACGCGCTCGATGCGTTGAGCGAACGCCACGGCATCGAAGAGTTCGTCATCGACATTCCCGTCGCCGGTTTCGCGGAGCGCTCGGCCTGCATCGAACTGCTGGCCAAGGCGCGCGAGCCCGCGCTGGCCTGA
- a CDS encoding GNAT family N-acetyltransferase: MKNITFSTPTPEQLASGELGRKLRAFNYGVVGKYAETQYVRLDARDEAGRLLGGLRGYVALRWLTVEILFVEEDTRGSGLGSRLLVEAEQQAIALGAKNARLDTFEWQARPFYLKHGYEEYARIDDFVQGQYLVLMKKALTG; the protein is encoded by the coding sequence ATGAAAAATATCACCTTCTCCACACCCACGCCCGAACAACTCGCCAGTGGCGAACTCGGCCGAAAGCTGCGTGCGTTCAACTACGGGGTCGTCGGCAAGTACGCCGAGACCCAGTACGTGCGGCTGGACGCGAGGGACGAAGCCGGCCGCCTGCTCGGCGGGCTCCGGGGCTACGTTGCCCTGCGCTGGCTCACCGTCGAAATTCTCTTTGTGGAAGAAGATACGCGCGGCTCAGGGCTTGGGAGTCGCCTGCTCGTGGAAGCGGAACAGCAGGCCATCGCGCTCGGTGCGAAGAATGCGAGGCTCGACACTTTCGAGTGGCAGGCGCGGCCTTTCTATCTCAAGCACGGCTATGAAGAGTACGCCCGCATCGATGACTTCGTGCAGGGCCAATACTTGGTGCTGATGAAGAAGGCGCTAACGGGCTGA
- a CDS encoding AAA family ATPase — translation MLIVLGGLPGTGKTTIAREIVARSPAVYLRIDTIEQAIVSAKVLAGDVGPAGYVVAYELARANLALGQTVVADCVNPLPLTREAWRAVASDSSSRVIEVEIVCSDVAEHRRRVTQRTCDIPGLAPPTWASVQGRDYMPWTTQRLVIDTAIVSAADAARSILGHLGD, via the coding sequence ATGCTGATTGTTCTGGGTGGCTTGCCCGGCACGGGCAAGACCACCATCGCCCGCGAGATCGTTGCACGCTCCCCGGCCGTGTACCTGCGCATCGACACCATCGAGCAGGCCATCGTGTCGGCAAAGGTGCTGGCGGGCGACGTCGGGCCTGCGGGCTATGTCGTCGCCTATGAACTGGCCCGCGCCAATCTGGCACTCGGGCAGACCGTGGTGGCCGATTGCGTCAATCCGCTGCCGCTCACGCGCGAGGCTTGGCGTGCCGTGGCGTCGGACTCATCTTCGCGCGTGATCGAGGTCGAGATCGTGTGCTCCGATGTCGCCGAACACCGGCGCCGCGTCACGCAACGCACCTGCGACATTCCGGGCCTCGCGCCGCCGACATGGGCTTCTGTGCAAGGCCGCGACTACATGCCGTGGACCACGCAACGCCTCGTGATCGATACGGCCATCGTCAGCGCGGCCGATGCGGCGCGGTCGATCCTGGGCCACCTGGGCGACTGA